A window of the Sporosarcina sp. FSL K6-2383 genome harbors these coding sequences:
- a CDS encoding acetoin utilization protein AcuC — MKNASFIFSKEQLDYSFSDTHPFNQKRILLTLDLLEKSGAIQESDIISPRMATDAELLLAHDSKFIDIVKRAGKGLLHGDVGNIYGIGTDDTPIFPNMHEASALLVGGTLTAVDEVMEGRSKYALNLGGGLHHGFHGRASGFCVYNDSSVAIKYLQKKYGARVLYIDTDAHHGDGVQWSFYDDPSVCTLSIHETGRYLFPGTGNVTERGNGTGYGTSFNFPIDAFTEDESFLSIYKTAIKEVTEFFKPDVILTQNGADAHYFDPLTHLYGTMEIFKEIPRIAREIADEYCDGKWIAVGGGGYDIWRVVPRAWAHIWLAMTNNPAPTGPLPADWLAKWQEQSPVPLIPTWEDPHPLYESIPRKAEITEKNEHMLNRALHIIRNEQMSK, encoded by the coding sequence ATGAAAAACGCCTCATTTATCTTTTCAAAAGAGCAGCTTGACTATTCGTTTTCAGACACACACCCATTCAATCAGAAAAGAATTTTATTAACACTCGATTTATTAGAAAAGTCTGGAGCCATTCAGGAAAGTGATATTATTTCACCTAGAATGGCGACAGATGCAGAGTTACTACTTGCCCATGATAGCAAGTTTATCGATATTGTTAAAAGGGCGGGAAAAGGATTACTACATGGAGATGTGGGGAATATTTATGGTATCGGTACAGATGATACACCTATCTTCCCCAATATGCATGAAGCTAGCGCCTTGCTCGTCGGTGGTACACTGACTGCGGTCGATGAAGTGATGGAAGGACGCTCCAAGTACGCTTTGAACCTCGGGGGTGGATTGCATCACGGATTCCATGGACGCGCTTCAGGTTTTTGTGTCTATAATGATAGCTCTGTAGCTATTAAATATTTACAGAAGAAGTACGGTGCACGTGTCCTGTATATCGACACGGACGCGCATCACGGTGACGGAGTTCAATGGAGCTTCTATGATGACCCATCTGTCTGCACACTATCTATTCATGAAACAGGTCGTTATCTATTCCCCGGCACTGGGAATGTTACAGAACGCGGTAACGGAACGGGCTATGGGACTTCTTTCAATTTTCCAATTGATGCCTTTACGGAAGATGAATCTTTTTTAAGTATTTATAAAACAGCTATCAAAGAGGTGACTGAATTTTTCAAACCCGATGTCATTTTGACGCAAAATGGTGCAGATGCACATTATTTTGACCCTCTTACCCACTTATATGGAACAATGGAAATTTTTAAAGAAATCCCACGTATTGCCCGAGAAATTGCCGATGAGTATTGCGACGGCAAGTGGATTGCTGTCGGCGGTGGTGGATATGATATATGGCGTGTCGTCCCAAGAGCCTGGGCCCATATTTGGCTAGCGATGACAAATAATCCAGCTCCTACTGGCCCTCTTCCAGCAGATTGGCTTGCAAAATGGCAGGAGCAGTCTCCAGTGCCGCTCATTCCCACATGGGAAGATCCTCACCCGCTTTATGAGTCCATACCGAGGAAAGCTGAAATAACTGAAAAAAATGAACATATGCTTAATCGAGCCTTACATATAATTCGGAATGAACAAATGTCAAAATAA
- the ccpA gene encoding catabolite control protein A yields the protein MAVTIYDVAREANVSMATVSRVVNGNQNVKPATRKKVLDCIERLGYRPNAVARGLASKKTTTIGVIVPDISKNFYSELSRGIADVATMYEYNIILSNSDERTTREVELIEDHLGKQVDGLIFMSDSISDEVRAEMSTSSVPIVLAGTLDVEEELATVNIDFEEAAFVAVNKLIANGHKRIVFASGPFTRDINRISKKSGYIRALQAANLAVDEELIIEIENTYDGAYEGCKKILELEEKPTAIFTGSDVIAVGLLNGIRDSGLSVPRDYELICFEHSILPRVVRPQLTSIVVPLYDLGAVAMRLLTKLMNGEEIDDKHVILPFRLEERDSTK from the coding sequence ATGGCTGTAACGATCTACGATGTTGCTAGGGAGGCAAATGTTTCGATGGCAACCGTTTCTCGTGTTGTAAATGGCAATCAAAACGTCAAACCAGCAACGAGAAAAAAAGTATTAGATTGCATCGAACGCCTTGGCTATCGCCCAAATGCTGTAGCGAGGGGGCTTGCCAGTAAAAAAACAACAACAATCGGAGTAATTGTCCCCGATATTTCGAAAAACTTCTATTCTGAGCTTTCTCGTGGGATAGCCGATGTTGCAACGATGTACGAATACAATATTATTTTGTCAAATTCCGACGAACGTACAACGAGAGAAGTAGAACTGATAGAGGATCATCTTGGTAAACAGGTGGACGGACTCATCTTCATGAGTGACTCGATTTCTGATGAAGTACGTGCCGAGATGTCGACATCTAGCGTTCCGATTGTATTGGCAGGGACATTAGACGTTGAAGAGGAATTAGCGACAGTGAATATTGATTTTGAAGAAGCTGCGTTTGTAGCTGTAAATAAACTAATTGCAAACGGTCATAAAAGAATTGTTTTTGCATCTGGCCCATTTACTAGAGATATTAACCGTATTAGTAAAAAGTCTGGTTATATTCGTGCTCTACAAGCTGCTAATCTTGCTGTAGATGAAGAACTTATTATTGAAATTGAAAATACCTATGATGGTGCTTATGAAGGATGTAAAAAAATCTTGGAATTAGAAGAGAAACCAACCGCTATTTTTACAGGAAGTGATGTCATTGCAGTTGGTTTATTGAACGGAATAAGGGATAGCGGGCTTTCTGTACCGAGAGACTACGAACTTATTTGTTTTGAACATTCTATTTTACCAAGAGTTGTCCGACCGCAATTAACATCTATTGTTGTGCCGCTTTACGATTTAGGAGCAGTAGCTATGCGTCTGTTGACAAAATTGATGAATGGTGAAGAAATAGATGACAAGCATGTTATTTTACCATTTAGATTAGAAGAACGAGATTCAACGAAATGA
- a CDS encoding GNAT family N-acetyltransferase has product MEHVKTYNAMEIKHKNGDIIIEGPISAEDLENLEFHEDLVAFRPPAQQHKALVEIAGLPEGRILIVRDMNTVVGYVTYLYPDPLERWSQGSMKNLIELGAIEVIPKFRGGGVGKSLLRVSMMDDAMEDYIILTTEYYWHWDLKGTKLNVWEYRKIMEKMMNAGGLEYYATDDPEICSHPANCLMARIGKRIDQDSVQQFDGLRFMNRFMY; this is encoded by the coding sequence TTGGAACATGTAAAAACGTATAATGCAATGGAAATTAAGCATAAGAATGGCGATATTATTATTGAAGGTCCAATATCTGCCGAAGATCTCGAGAATTTGGAGTTTCATGAAGATCTTGTCGCATTTAGACCCCCCGCTCAACAACACAAGGCGCTCGTTGAAATCGCCGGTCTTCCCGAGGGACGTATTTTAATCGTGCGTGATATGAATACCGTCGTCGGTTATGTCACGTATTTGTATCCGGATCCTTTGGAACGCTGGTCACAGGGGAGTATGAAAAACCTCATTGAACTTGGCGCTATTGAAGTAATACCTAAGTTTCGAGGTGGCGGAGTTGGTAAATCGCTACTACGGGTTTCCATGATGGATGATGCGATGGAAGATTATATCATTTTAACGACAGAGTATTATTGGCACTGGGATTTAAAAGGGACGAAGCTCAACGTTTGGGAGTACCGAAAAATTATGGAGAAGATGATGAATGCAGGTGGATTAGAATACTACGCAACCGATGATCCAGAAATCTGCTCGCATCCCGCCAATTGTTTAATGGCGCGTATTGGAAAAAGAATTGATCAAGATTCTGTTCAACAATTCGATGGCTTACGTTTTATGAACAGATTCATGTATTGA
- a CDS encoding acetoin utilization AcuB family protein, whose amino-acid sequence MLIEEIMIKNVTTLSPNDTVEDALQTMRHYKFRHVPIVTAEGEVVGIISDRDLKEIVPSSISEIKDHSIYTVKLSEIMTTNLIVGHPMDFVEEAAVIFYDNKIGALPIISNNKLVGIITETDLLYKYIELTGAHQPGSQIEVRVPNVPGILFEVSKVFHEQKTNVLSVLVYPDKENDATKILVIRINSMNPLAIIQGLKDSGFEVLWPNVPGIVI is encoded by the coding sequence ATGCTAATCGAAGAAATCATGATTAAAAATGTCACAACACTTTCGCCTAACGATACGGTGGAGGACGCTTTACAAACAATGCGCCATTACAAATTTCGTCACGTTCCTATCGTTACAGCGGAGGGGGAAGTGGTTGGCATTATTTCTGACCGAGACTTGAAAGAAATTGTGCCTTCCTCTATTTCTGAAATAAAAGATCATAGTATTTACACGGTAAAACTTTCCGAAATCATGACGACCAACTTAATTGTCGGGCATCCCATGGATTTCGTAGAAGAAGCAGCCGTCATATTTTATGACAATAAAATTGGTGCCCTTCCTATCATTTCCAATAACAAACTAGTTGGCATCATCACAGAAACCGACTTACTCTACAAGTATATTGAATTGACAGGTGCCCATCAACCCGGCTCGCAAATTGAAGTACGAGTCCCAAACGTGCCTGGTATCCTTTTTGAAGTATCGAAAGTCTTTCATGAACAGAAAACAAATGTATTGAGTGTGCTCGTCTATCCCGATAAAGAAAACGATGCAACAAAAATTTTAGTCATTCGCATTAATTCGATGAATCCATTAGCCATTATTCAAGGATTAAAGGATAGTGGGTTTGAGGTCCTATGGCCAAATGTGCCAGGAATCGTCATATGA